TGTTCCTCGCTGTATGGGCGGCCATCCTCGAAGAAAAACGAGAACATGCAGGCGCCGGGGTCACCGGCGCGCAGATAGGAACCGTAGGCGGAGGCCGCGCCGTAAGCGTGGCGGCGGTTCATTGGTTGCAACCCTCCACCACGATCACTTCCCGCGGATTGGGAGGCACTACCGCGCCAGTCATGGCGTCCGAAAACGTGTCGCCCTGCCCGACGACATATTCGTCGCCTGTCCAGTCCACGGCCGAGACCGTGCAGACGGGCGCATGCATGACAGTCCACCACGCTTGCGCGGCCATGGTGGATACGATGACAAGCGCGGCGACAAGCGAGCCGATAAGAATGATGGAGGCGCGCTGCGCTCGGATTTCGCGCAGGCGCTGGCCCTCGAACTCGCCAACGAAGAACGGATTCCGGCCTTCAAGCGAAGCGGTATCGTTCACGGGAACACGGTCGGGATTCAGCATGGCCAGCCGCTTTCGAGAACGCGGGCAGACTGGAGACGGGTGCGCTGCGCGCGGAAGAAATCGCATTCGCGCGCGAGATCTTCCTCGAACTCGCGGCGGTCGCGTTCACGTGGCGTTTCATACGCAGGATGATGCCGGAAGGCGGCAGCGCGCGCGGTGCGCCTGTCGTCCGGCTGGAAGACGGATTGCATGACGGATTCTCTCCATTGGTGCCATAAGCGGCGGGAAAAGGCAGTTTACCGACGTGCCAAGGTCCGGGCGGAATCCTACCGCCATGGCTTCCTCACATTGCCCTTCAGCGGGCTATCTGCGTTGCGCTGGTGGCGTGGCGCGCAGCTTTCCGGCTTGCTTTATCCCTCGCCCGGCGACGAGTCCGCGTGCGTCGTGGCGGTTGTTGAGGCTCGACCCTTCCACGCGATTTCGGCCATGTGGCCGCGTCTGGACGGATTCCTCCCGTCCACACGTAGCGACATGCAAAAAAGGCCGCGCGACAGAAGCCGCGCGGCTGGAGTGATGGATATCAGGCGAGGATTAGGCAGCTGCGCTGGCCAGACGGTCGGACGCTTCACGGTCAACCTTGATACGCTTGATCGTGGAAGCGGGCGCAGCGTCCTTGTCGGATTCCGGCTTGGCGACCTTCGGACGGCTGGCCTTCGGCGCGGCTTCCTTGGTCTCCTCGCCTTCCACTGGCTTGGTTTCGGCCTGCTTGATCTCGACCACGTTCGAGGTTGCGGCAGCGGGCTTCGCCTTGGCCGTCATCTCGCGGTATTTCTTGATCTGGGTGGCCATGAACAGGGCGAAGTTCTTGTCGTCCTGACCCGCGTCGTCGTCGTCAAGCGTGGCGTCCGCAATCTTGCCAATACGGTCGACAAGCGGTGCCTTGGCCTTGGCTTCGGTCGATTTCTTGTCCTTTTCATAGTCCGCCGGCGACGTGGTGAATGCGGCCGGAAGGTCGGATTTCTTGCCCTTGGCATAAGTGAACACCAGCTTGACCGCGTCAAACGCGACCTTGCCGAACGCGGTCATCCACTTGACGACGGCGGCGCGGTAATTCTTGGGCGTGGCCGAGTAGATGGCGTTGCAGTAAATCGCGTCGTGATGTTGCTCGACGTGGTTCAGCGCCGAATAGGCAAGCTGGTGCGTCTTTTCGGTGAAGGTGGCGGCGGTCTTGCCGTAGCTGGCAACGGCGGTCTTGAGGGACTTGCCGGTCAGGATTGCGAAAGCGGTCATGTTCATTTCTCCGTAGGTGGCATAATTGCCGGGTTTCGGTCTCAAGCGACCGTGACAGGCGCGTTCAGCGCCGCACCTGTCAGAGTGGCTTGAGTGTGACGCCGCGCAGCTCGCACCGCGCGGCGTCTCTCCTTCTTTGCCATGATTGGCGATTTGCGGTCTTACCGTTGCCAGCGTGACCGCATTCATTTGCGAGATTGAAATCTGAATTGTTCTTTCTCGAACGACTCGCCCTTGCGAGTTGCTAGCCTTCCGGGGACGGCGGGCCGCTTGGTGGCGTCCCTTCAAGCGGGGTCGTTTAACCCTCGCACCGCGCATTTGTTCCCGTGCGCTCTACCGTCTCGCCTGCCCGCTTCGTTGCGCGGCGTACCTTGGTAGCCCCATTGTTTCGATAAGTCGGCGCAATGGGAGCGCCCGTACGGCTGGCCTAGTGAGTCACCACTGGCATCGGACCGTCTGCTATAGGTTCAAGGCCGCGCCCCCTCGCCTGCCTGCCAATCGTCCAGCCTTGCCAGCCTGCCATCCAGAAGGATGACCGCTTGACGTTGCCAGCAACCGGCAAGCCCGAAGGCCGCTTGTCCTGTCACCACTCTGTCAAAGAACTCGGCGAACTCGCCGCACCGCTAGGAAGCGATGGCCAACACATAGAGGCATGCCGTCACCATGTCAATATGCTTTTGCTATTTTATTCATTATCCAGCCATCACGGCTTTATACATACCCCGCGCCTCATGCAAAGACCGTGTGCCTGGCATCGCATTGTCATGCTGCTACCCCTCGCCCTGCACCGCATTGTCATGGGTAGCCAATGGCCCGCTAGCCTGCCCTATCCCTGCCCATTGATGCGGCCCTGCCGCCTCTCCAGCCTGCCTGTTCATCGAGCATCGAAGTGCAACGACAACTGGCCGCACGACAGGCCAAGCCCCTCGCCTCGCCGGTCAGAAGGGAGGGGGGGCTAAATCTCTACGGGTCCATTGGGGGTGCCACCGCTGCGGGGTCAGGTTCACAAAATTTTTTCCGACAGGAGGAAGATTCGCGAAAAGCGGGTCAGAGCGACCGAAAAAACAGGGCAAAAACCCAGCATTTAGTACTGGTCCAATGAAAATTGTCAGGGCCGCGAAATTGATGGGTATTTTTGAAATTCACCTAAGCGGACAAATGCCGGACACCAGCCGGACAGATGGCGGACAAATGGCGGTTTTTGCCATTTGTCGATTTCGCAAAGCGCTGGACCAATTGAGGTTGTCAGCGTTCGGCCGGACAAAAGCCGGACAAACGGCGGACAAGTGACGATTCCGCCATGATCGATGGAACGGACAAACGGCGGACAAATGCTGGACATTTGGCGGTTCTACGCGTGTGCGCACGGCCTTCAGCTATAACCTGAGAAGTAGGAGGCCCTCATAGGCCGACCTATCTTCGTCTCCCGTTAGAGCCCGTCATCGGAGGTTGTTGGGGGATGGCTGCTGCGCGCCACCCCGTTGACAGTCCCCCGCGTTTACGGTCAATTCCAGCCGCTGGCGAGAAAACCGCCCGGCTCCTCCCCTTCACAATCGAGCATTGGCATGGTCCGAATGTTGAGACCGGCGATTCCTGTCGCCGATCTGCGCATAGCCCGGCCGCGCGAGAAGCGCGTCGATCCGGAGCTGAACACCCAGGCGTACAAGCGCTGGGCTGACGAGGTGAAACGTCGGGCGGGATACCGCTGCGAATATGTCAACGGCGGCCACCGCTGCCCAAGGTCCAGTGCCGACGGCGACAGGATGATCGCGGATCACATTCGCGAGCGGAAAGATGGCGGCGGGCTGCTCGATCCCAAGAACGGTCAATGCCTTTGCGTCTCCCACAACACCGCGAAGGGCATCGCCGCCCGAGCGGCGCGCATGAAGGAACAGTTCTGATGCAGATCGGAATGATAGAGGGTGCCACACGCATCCTTGGCAAATCGCAAGGCTACGCTGGCCTACCTCTACGTGACGAGATGACCAACTGCAGCGTCGGCGGCGAGAACACTCCTGCGATGATCACCGCCTGGCTCCCGACGCCGAAAGAGCTCGAAGCTCTCAATGCCGGCGCCGCGGTGCATGTCCGGCTGATCGGAACGGGGCATCCGCCTATCATGGTGGAAGTCGGCCCGGTACCGGGCGAGCACTGACATGTCCACCGTCAAGCGAGCGCGAGGTCGGCCGCAGTTCAAGCCGTCCGCCACCCAACGTCGCACCGTCGAGCAGATGGTGTCCTGTGGTGACAGCAAGCGCATGATCGCGCGCGCCCTCAAGATCGACGAGGACACGCTCAACAAGCACTTCGTCGAGGAGTTAGAGAACGGCGCGGCCAGGAAACGCCGCGAAGTGATCGACATGGTCTACAAGGGGGCGAAGAAGGGAAACGCCACCCTGATCAAGCGCCTCGAGGAGATGACGCGGATCTCGGGCGCAAAGGAAGACCTCGACCAGCCTGAAAATCCGAAGGGCAAATCGGCGGCACCGACATCGCCGCGTGCGCCAAAGCGCGGCAAGAAGGAAATCCAGCGCGATGAGGCGCTGCTCGCTGGTCAAAACTCCGAGTGGGGTGAAGATCTCGCTCCGCTGCCGGGTACCAGGCCGAACTGATGACTTGGTCGACCGCGCTTCCTGATTGGGAAGCGCGCATCGCTGCGCACAAGACCCTGATCCCGGATGGGCTGCCGATCGATGAACAGCGCGCCAATCGCGCGCTACGCATCTTCAAGCGGCTTCGGGTAACCGACATCCAGGGCATGCCGACCCTCGGCGAGGTCAGCCCGGAATGGATCTTCGACCTGGTCCGTGTCGTGTTCGGCGCGTTCGACTGCGAGCGGAAGCGCCAGCTGATCCGGTCGTTTCTCGTACTGATCGCGAAGAAGAACGCCAAGTCAACCATCGCAGCGGGTATCATGGTCACGGCCCTGATCATGAACGAGCGCCCCATGGGCGAGTATCTGATCCTGGCGCCGACGAAGGACGTCGCTGACAACAGCTTCCTCCCGGCCTACGGTATGATCAAGAACGACTCGGAGCTGTTCAAGCGCTACAAGCCTTCGGACACGACGCGCGAGATCGTGAACCGCTTGGACGGCGCAACGCTGGCGGTGAAGTCGGCCGACGCAGATGTCGTGGGCGGTCAGAAGTCGATCAGCCGCTTCATCGACGAGCTCTGGCTCTTCGGCAAGAAGAGGGGCGCCGCCAACGTCCTGTCGGAAGCGGAAGGCTCCGCCGCCTCGCGGCCGGAGGGGTTCACGATCTACGCGTCGACGCACTCCGACGAACCGCCAACTGGCGTGTATCTGGAGAAGCTGACCTATTTCCGCTCGGTGCGCGACGGCAAGGTGGAGGACCGCACGTCCCTGCCGCTGATCTACGAGTACCCGGACTCGATGCTGAAGGCGAAGGCCTGGCAGAATCCGCAGACGTGGCACATTCCGAACCCCAGTCTTGGCTATTCGGTAGACCACGAGTGGCTGACCACCGAGTTGCGGAAGAAGGAGATCGAGGGAACATCTGCCCTCAGCATCTTCGTTGCGAAGCACTTAAACGTCGAAGCTGGCATCGGCCTGAAGTCCGGGAGCTGGGCCGGCGCTGAGTTCTGGCTCGTCAATCCGAAGACCGGCGTCTCCAATGTCGATGCGACCCTGACTTTTCGTGAGGTGTTGCGCCGGTCGGAGGTCATCACGATTGGAATCGACGGCGGCGGACTGGATGATCTGCTCGGCCTCGCCGTCCTCGGCCGCGAGGCTGGAACGGGCAAGCTGCTGCTGTGGTGTCATGCGTGGGCGCATGAGATCGTGCGGGAGCGCCGGCCAGAGATTTCTTCTAAGCTCGATGAACTCGCCGCGCCCCCGCGCGAATTGGGGATGCCGCCTGAGCTTACCTTCGTCAAGAACCCCGGCGACGACGTTTATGAGCTGGCAGATATCGTCCGGACCGTCGAGCGATCCGGAAAGCTGGCGGAGAAGGAGGCGATCGGCGTCGACACCTTCGGTATCGCGGCAATCAAGAAGGCGCTGCAGAGTGAAGATGGCGGCTCCATCGCCGATGAGCGCATTGTAGGCATCCCGCAAGGCTGGAAACTGAACGGCGCGATCAAGGATACCGAGCGGGATCTTGCCGGCAACGTCATCCTGCACAATGGCGGCGCCCTCATGCGCTTCGCGGTGGGAAACGCCAAGGTCGTTCCGCGAGGCAACGCGATCGCAATCGACAAACAGGAATCCGGGTCAGCCAAGATCGACCCTCTGATGGCGGCGCTGCACGCGAAGGTACTCATGGGTCTGAATCCGCAGCCCACCGTTCGATCAGGCTGGGACACAGACGATGTTGAGGGACTGGAGGCCAGGATCGCAGCCGAGGTCGCAAGGTTGGCGCGAGACGACCAGGAGCGCATAGCGAGCGCTGCCGAGAAAGACCCCGATGAACTCGCTCGAAGGCGAGCGGCCGACGCCGCGCGCGCAGAAGCTTTCGAAATAGCCCGCCTTCGCGAAGCCGGCGTCGGCATCTACTGAACGAGGACCGACATGCGATTTGTCTCGGCCGCAGGACGCGGCTTGCGCCGCGCCGGCGTCGTTGCTGCGCGCGCCGTGCCGTCACTGTTCCGTGACTCGATTGGCTTGGTTGGAGCCGGCGCCTTCGTGTTCGGCGTTTGGCAGATTCACGTGCCGTCGGCATGGATCGCGGGAGGCATGATGCTGATGGTTGTGGCTTTCCGCCTCGCGGCCTCGTCCGCGGGAGATCGCTGATGCGCGGACTGTTCGCCGCCCTCACCTCACCCCGAGGGGAACGCAAGGACGATAGCCGCTACGGCCTCGTTGACGAGATGTGGGCCGATTTCTTTGGCGGCCTGCGCGCCTCGAAATCTGGCGTATCGGTGAATTGGAAGTCGGCACTTTCGGTGACGACCGTGCTGGCATGTTGCCGCGTCCGCGCTGACGGCCTGGCCACGGTTCCGTGGAAGCTCTATCAGCGGACCGAAAAGACGGTGAACGGTAAAACGGTCGCTGGCCGACAAGAGGCTCGCGATCATCCGCTCTACGATCTCCTCGCAACTGCTCCCAACGAGTGGATGACCAGCCTGGAGTTTCGGGAGACGCAGAACTTCCATGTCGACCTCGCAGGCCATTCGTACACTTTCAAGAATTGGGTGCCTGGCCTCCACAGCGGGCCGTACATCAGCGAGATGATCCTACTGGATCCGGCCCGAGTGACGCATCGGCAACTCAACGATGGGTCATTGGAGTATACGCTTCGCGGTCTGGATGGGTCCACACAGACGCTGACACGCCAACATATTTGGCACGTCAAAGGTCCGTCCTGGGACACGATCGACGGCCTCAACATCGTGAATTTCGCCCGTGAGGCGATCGGCTTAGCCATTGCAGCCGAAGACAGTCACTCGTCATTCCATCGCAACGGCGTGAGGCCGAGCGGCATCATCGCGGCGGATGGCTCGCTGGATGAACCGCAACTGATCCGCCTTGCCGC
The genomic region above belongs to Mesorhizobium terrae and contains:
- a CDS encoding HNH endonuclease signature motif containing protein, giving the protein MTVPRVYGQFQPLARKPPGSSPSQSSIGMVRMLRPAIPVADLRIARPREKRVDPELNTQAYKRWADEVKRRAGYRCEYVNGGHRCPRSSADGDRMIADHIRERKDGGGLLDPKNGQCLCVSHNTAKGIAARAARMKEQF
- a CDS encoding terminase large subunit domain-containing protein — encoded protein: MTWSTALPDWEARIAAHKTLIPDGLPIDEQRANRALRIFKRLRVTDIQGMPTLGEVSPEWIFDLVRVVFGAFDCERKRQLIRSFLVLIAKKNAKSTIAAGIMVTALIMNERPMGEYLILAPTKDVADNSFLPAYGMIKNDSELFKRYKPSDTTREIVNRLDGATLAVKSADADVVGGQKSISRFIDELWLFGKKRGAANVLSEAEGSAASRPEGFTIYASTHSDEPPTGVYLEKLTYFRSVRDGKVEDRTSLPLIYEYPDSMLKAKAWQNPQTWHIPNPSLGYSVDHEWLTTELRKKEIEGTSALSIFVAKHLNVEAGIGLKSGSWAGAEFWLVNPKTGVSNVDATLTFREVLRRSEVITIGIDGGGLDDLLGLAVLGREAGTGKLLLWCHAWAHEIVRERRPEISSKLDELAAPPRELGMPPELTFVKNPGDDVYELADIVRTVERSGKLAEKEAIGVDTFGIAAIKKALQSEDGGSIADERIVGIPQGWKLNGAIKDTERDLAGNVILHNGGALMRFAVGNAKVVPRGNAIAIDKQESGSAKIDPLMAALHAKVLMGLNPQPTVRSGWDTDDVEGLEARIAAEVARLARDDQERIASAAEKDPDELARRRAADAARAEAFEIARLREAGVGIY
- a CDS encoding phage portal protein, with translation MRGLFAALTSPRGERKDDSRYGLVDEMWADFFGGLRASKSGVSVNWKSALSVTTVLACCRVRADGLATVPWKLYQRTEKTVNGKTVAGRQEARDHPLYDLLATAPNEWMTSLEFRETQNFHVDLAGHSYTFKNWVPGLHSGPYISEMILLDPARVTHRQLNDGSLEYTLRGLDGSTQTLTRQHIWHVKGPSWDTIDGLNIVNFAREAIGLAIAAEDSHSSFHRNGVRPSGIIAADGSLDEPQLIRLAAWVRRHFGGADNTGKLLVLDKAAKFQPTQMTGVDSQHLETRKFQVERICEVLRVMPIMIGFSGDKNATFASAEQMFLAHLVHTVRPIHRRFGGSGDLFLLSKDERKKGYYTGFVDSDFLSPSLEAKAKYNQIALGGPNNPGWLTQNDVRGWDEMDAMEGADRLFAPSGMAVLDEHGKLVPIVAPSAPKSPTGA